One Helianthus annuus cultivar XRQ/B chromosome 7, HanXRQr2.0-SUNRISE, whole genome shotgun sequence genomic region harbors:
- the LOC110868993 gene encoding U-box domain-containing protein 1, with protein sequence MDVHVTLPPPIMVSSGLLPTGSLLESLIQISNEVTTVDKIPVTQYNNVSTMVRRIKLLSSLFEEIQETNTQLPPSSILCLTELYSVIRRVKSLMQTCKQGSRLWNLVRSEGVSNQFYVIVKEMSRALDILPLSLLKITVDTREQVELLHKQVKRVDSLVDDKEIQRRDELVQVMMSSSCCKSSKSKGVIDFEKVKVIMAQIGLKTPIDYEEEISKLEAEVEKQAGTGGLIVVSNINNLISLVSLSKSMVFDKEDQKTAKDEFMDTYSQHQHHQHHYPSTQSTVINIPDEYRCPISLDLMQDPVIVASGHTYDRVSIAQWINSGHHTCPKSGQRLIHMALIPNYALKSLIHQFCQENNIPLTDPATSSSSSSHIERSPSMKRKLPEKAVDHISATKTAMDTVKKTAEFLVGKLAMGSIDIQRQAAYELRLLAKTGMDNRRIISEAGAIPFLVTLLSSHDPRIQENAVTALLNLSIFDNNKVLIVAAGAIDNIVDVLDSGKTMEARENAAAAIFSLSLIDDYKVIIGSRPKAIPSLVGLLRDGTTAGKRDAATALFNLAVYSVNKVNVVVSGAVPLLIDLLMDDKAGITDDALAVLSLLLGCSEGLEEIRKSKSLVPILIDLLRFGSPKGKENALTLLLGLCKDGGDEVARRLLMNPRGIPSLQSLAADGSMKAQRKADALLRLLNRCCSQSSKPVE encoded by the exons ATGGATGTTCATGTAACTCTACCTCCACCAATCATGGTTTCTTCAGGCTTACTTCCAACCGGTTCTTTGTTAGAATCATTAATCCAAATCTCTAACGAAGTGACAACCGTCGACAAGATTCCGGTTACACAATACAACAACGTTTCGACAATGGTAAGAAGAATCAAACTTCTTTCATCATTGTTCGAAGAAATTCAAGAAACAAACACTCAACTTCCACCTTCTTCTATTTTGTGTCTCACTGAGCTTTATTCGGTTATCCGAAGAGTCAAGTCACTGATGCAAACGTGTAAACAAGGTAGCCGTTTGTGGAATCTTGTTCGGTCAGAAGGTGTTTCGAATCAGTTTTATGTGATTGTCAAAGAAATGAGTCGAGCGTTGGATATTTTACCGCTCAGTTTGTTGAAAATAACGGTTGATACTAGAGAACAAGTGGAGCTTCTTCATAAACAAGTCAAACGCGTTGACTCGTTGGTTGATGATAAAGAGATTCAAAGAAGAGATGAGCTTGTTCAAGTGATGATGTCTAGTAGTTGTTGTAAAAGTAGCAAGAGTAAAGGTGTCATTGACTTTGAGAAAGTCAAAGTGATCATGGCACAAATCGGTTTAAAAACGCCGATTGATTACGAGGAAGAGATTTCGAAACTAGAAGCTGAAGTAGAGAAGCAAGCGGGTACGGGTGGGCTTATCGTGGTCTCGAATATTAACAATCTCATTTCCCTTGTTTCGTTGTCGAAATCCATGGTTTTCGACAAAGAAGATCAGAAAACTGCCAAAGACGAATTTATGGACACGTATTCCCAACACCAACACCATCAGCATCATTACCCGTCTACTCAATCGACGGTCATTAACATTCCGGACGAATACCGTTGCCCAATTTCACTTGACTTAATGCAG GACCCAGTGATAGTAGCATCGGGACACACGTACGATCGCGTGTCAATCGCACAGTGGATCAACTCCGGGCACCATACATGTCCGAAAAGCGGACAGAGATTAATCCACATGGCACTCATTCCAAACTACGCACTGAAAAGCTTGATCCACCAATTCTGTCAAGAAAACAACATACCGTTAACCGATCCCGCAACGTCAAGTTCTTCATCGTCGCATATCGAAAGAAGCCCAAGTATGAAGAGAAAGCTACCTGAAAAGGCAGTTGATCACATATCCGCCACGAAAACCGCCATGGATACGGTAAAAAAGACTGCAGAATTTCTCGTTGGGAAGTTAGCGATGGGTTCGATCGATATCCAACGGCAAGCAGCTTACGAGTTAAGATTACTCGCCAAAACCGGTATGGATAACCGAAGGATAATTTCGGAAGCGGGAGCGATTCCGTTTTTGGTAACGTTACTTTCGTCACATGATCCGAGAATACAAGAGAATGCGGTCACAGCACTTTTAAACCTTTCGATATTCGACAACAATAAGGTGTTAATAGTGGCTGCAGGAGCAATAGACAACATCGTAGACGTATTGGATTCGGGTAAAACAATGGAGGCAAGAGAAAATGCAGCAGCAGCAATATTTAGTTTATCGTTAATCGATGATTATAAAGTGATCATCGGTAGTCGTCCAAAAGCAATTCCGTCATTGGTTGGGCTGTTAAGAGACGGAACCACCGCGGGAAAAAGAGATGCTGCAACCGCATTGTTTAATCTTGCGGTTTATAGTGTAAATAAAGTGAACGTTGTTGTTTCAGGGGCGGTACCGCTTTTGATCGACTTGTTGATGGATGATAAGGCGGGGATAACGGATGATGCATTGGCGGTGCTTTCGCTGTTATTGGGGTGTTCCGAGGGACTTGAGGAAATAAGGAAGAGTAAAAGTTTGGTACCGATTCTCATTGATCTTTTAAGATTTGGATCGCCGAAAGGAAAAGAGAACGCGTTAACTTTGTTATTGGGGCTATGTAAAGACGGTGGCGATGAAGTTGCGAGAAGATTGTTAATGAATCCACGAGGCATACCGTCTCTTCAAAGCTTGGCGGCGGATGGCTCCATGAAAGCTCAAAGAAAGGCCGACGCTCTGCTTAGATTGCTCAACCGATGCTGCTCACAATCTTCCAAACCTGTTGAATGA
- the LOC110868992 gene encoding UTP--glucose-1-phosphate uridylyltransferase 3, chloroplastic yields the protein MARVTTSSLHHNGIYFTFSARDSHSLFFNSHKSLRPSNKLPFTYLSSVPPSPSSPSNRRRTLVSTVPVEYVPPPPDFDFGEELTRLRILRSKLSGSKSLRDKIHVVDSDSKVKRFFKSGGYKNGFARVLEAVDLDEYELFLVKCIVAAGQEHVLVSDCDTDGVDGEINGEFVSARSSLKSALYSLVEMIEKWDGSEDRDVRVKKVDAVALNSLLKTLKDVEEFYDCIGGIIGYQLTVLELLSQSPHGEQNANFRNVDNSNSTGMQFVEIHPPSVLDLSQDTEYAAHAALWGIEGLPSLGEIYPLGGSADRLGLVDSVTGECLPAAMLPFCGHTLLEGLIRDLQAREFLYFKLFGEQCITPVAMMTSSAKNNHEHITSLCERSKWFGRGRSNFRLFEQPLVPAISAEDGQWLAKGQFLPVCKPGGHGVIWKLAYEKGVFQWFRDHRREGATVRQVSNVVAATDVTLLAMAGIGLHEGKKLGFASCKRNSGATEGINVLVEKGKSDGTWTYGVSCIEYTEFDKFGIADGSSSDSLQTEFPANTNILYVDLKAAEHIASSKDESSLPGLVLNVKKTINFVDHFGFQHGIPGGRLECTMQNIADHLVNSFSTRCSEGVEELLDTFIVYNHRRKVTSSAKKKRKPADMSLHQTPDGALLDTVRNAYDILSHCDIKLPEIESNDKYVDSGPPYIILLHPALGPLWEVTRQKFHGGSISKGSELQLDVSEFLWRNVQLDGSLMVVAENVMGSHIDRNNESILQYGYRCARCKLVNVNIQNKGINWSSDKNLYWKHDVQRYEALKVILHGNAEFEAVDVNLEGNHVFEVPDGYKMTVTSGSSGLSIQSNPIKKEFIDTGSWFWKYIINDKHIKLELVEF from the exons ATGGCTCGAGTAACCACCTCTTCCCTCCACCATAACGGCATCTATTTCACATTTTCGGCGCGTGACTCCCACTCTCTCTTCTTCAACTCTCACAAATCCCTCCGTCCATCTAACAAACTTCCGTTCACTTACCTCTCATCAGTACCGCCTTCACCGTCGTCACCGTCCAACCGCCGTCGAACGCTTGTCTCCACCGTACCGGTAGAGTACGTACCTCCGCCACCGGATTTCGACTTCGGTGAAGAGCTCACGCGCCTCCGTATCCTCCGCTCCAAGCTATCCGGTTCCAAAAGTTTAAGAGATAAAATCCACGTGGTTGATTCTGATTCGAAGGTGAAGCGGTTTTTTAAAAGCGGTGGTTATAAGAACGGATTCGCTAGGGTTTTGGAGGCGGTTGATTTGGATGAGTATGAGTTGTTTTTGGTTAAGTGCATTGTTGCTGCTGGTCAGGAGCATGTGTTAGTGTCGGATTGTGATACGGATGGTGTTGATGGTGAGATTAATGGTGAATTTGTGTCTGCTAGAAGTTCGTTGAAGAGTGCGTTGTATAGTTTGGTTGAAATGATTGAAAAGTGGGACGGGAGTGAGGATCGGGACGTTCGGGTGAAGAAGGTTGATGCGGTTGCGTTGAATTCGTTGTTGAAGACTTTGAAAGATGTTGAGGAGTTTTATGATTGTATTGGAGGGATAATTGG ATACCAGTTAACGGTGTTAGAGCTTCTTTCTCAGTCTCCACACGGAGAGCAGAATGCGAATTTTCGAAACGTAGATAATTCTAACTCAACAGGAATGCAATTCGTAGAAATTCATCCTCCAAGTGTACTTGATCTTTCTCAAGACACCGAATACGCGGCTCATGCTGCTCTATGGGGAATTGAG GGTTTGCCGAGCCTAGGAGAGATTTATCCTCTTGGAGGCTCTGCTGACAGGCTCGGATTAGTTGACTCCGTCACAGGTGAATGTCTCCCTGCTGCAATGCTTCCTTTTTGTGGCCACACCTTGTTGGAAGGTCTAATAAGAGATCTTCAG GCAAGGGAGTTCTTATACTTCAAATTATTCGGAGAACAATGCATAACTCCCGTTGCGATGATGACAAGTTCGGCGAAAAACAACCATGAACATATCACATCGCTGTGCGAAAGATCCAAATGGTTCGGAAGAGGTCGATCAAATTTCCGTCTTTTTGAACAG CCACTCGTCCCCGCTATTAGCGCTGAAGATGGCCAGTGGTTAGCAAAGGGACAGTTCTTGCCTGTCTGCAAGCCCGGTGGTCATGGTGTGATATGGAAACTTGCTTATGAAAAAGGCGTTTTTCAGTGGTTTCGCGATCATAGAAGAGAAGGTGCAACTGTTCGACAAGTCAG TAATGTTGTAGCGGCTACAGATGTGACCCTCTTAGCCATGGCGGGGATTGGTCTGCATGAAGGGAAG AAGCTCGGTTTCGCATCATGCAAACGAAACTCTGGTGCTACAGAAGGCATAAACGTTCTAGTTGAAAAAGGCAAGTCTGACGGAACATGGACATACGGTGTGTCGTGCATTGAGTATACCGAGTTTGACAAATTTGGAATTGCTGATGGATCTTCTTCTGATAG TTTGCAGACAGAGTTCCCAGCAAATACAAATATCCTTTATGTGGACTTGAAGGCTGCAGAGCATATTGCATCAAGTAAAGACGAGAGTAGCTTACCTGGATTGGTGCTAAATGTGAAAAAAACGATCAACTTTGTGGACCATTTTGGGTTCCAACACGG TATTCCAGGTGGGCGTTTGGAATGTACAATGCAAAATATCGCTGATCATCTTGTCAATAGTTTTTCCACTCGATGTTCTGAAGGTGTAGAAG AATTGCTAGATACCTTCATTGTCTATAATCATCGAAGGAAAGTTACCTCATCTGCCAAGAAGAAACGAAAACCAGCTGACATGTCATTGCATCAG ACTCCAGATGGCGCACTACTTGACACAGTAAGAAATGCGTATGATATTCTTTCACATTGTGATATCAAGCTCCCTGAG ATAGAGAGTAACGATAAATACGTTGATTCTGGACCACCGTATATCATCCTTCTTCATCCCGCTCTTGGTCCTCTTTGGGAAGTCACCAGACAGAAA TTTCATGGAGGTTCAATTTCAAAAGGCTCCGAATTGCAACTCGACGTTTCCGAATTCCTGTGGAGAAACGTTCAGCTTGATGGGAGCTTAATGGTCGTGGCTGAAAATGTGATGGGCTCTCATATCGACAGAAACAATGAGTCCATACTACAATATGGTTACAG GTGTGCACGGTGCAAGTTAGTGAACGTAAACATACAGAATAAAGGAATAAACTGGAGTTCAGATAAAAATCTCTATTGGAAGCATGATGTTCAGCGGTATGAGGCACTAAAAGTCATATTGCATGGAAACGCTGAATTTGAGGCTGTTGATGTTAACCTCGAG GGAAATCATGTGTTTGAAGTCCCAGATGGCTACAAGATGACGGTCACATCCGGAAGTTCAG GTTTATCTATACAATCAAATCCTATTAAAAAGGAGTTTATAGATACTGGAAGCTGGTTCTGGAAGTACATTATAAATGACAAACATATCAAACTGGAATTGGTGGAATTCTAG
- the LOC110868991 gene encoding 50S ribosomal protein L11, chloroplastic: MASSLSTFFHPKSPHLSKQSQSPNLSSSFLSSIPLSSNSNISLQFRCNQKQSCSATPRPLTVRAMAPPKPAGKAKKVTGMIKLALEAGKATPAPPVGPALGSKGVNIMAFCKDYNARTADKAGYIIPVEITVYDDKSFTFVLKTPPASVLLLKAAGAEKGSKDPQREKVGKITIEQLRVIAAEKLPDLNCTTIESAMRIIAGTAANMGIDIDPPVLERKVKQIL; encoded by the exons ATGGCTTCTTCTCTATCCACATTCTTCCACCCAAAATCTCCTCATCTTTCCAAGCAAAGTCAGTCACCAAACCTCTCATCATCTTTCCTATCATCAATCCCTTTATCATCAAACTCAAACATCTCTCTTCAATTCCGTTGCAACCAGAAACAATCATGCTCTGCAACTCCCAGACCTCTTACTGTCAGAGCCATGGCTCCTCCTAAACCTGCTGGCAAAGCCAAAAAAG TGACCGGAATGATTAAGCTGGCGCTGGAAGCCGGAAAGGCCACACCGGCCCCACCGGTTGGGCCCGCGTTGGGTTCAAAGGGAGTCAACATTATGGCTTTTTGTAAAGATTATAATGCCAGGACTGCCGATAAAGCCGGTTATATTATCCCCGTCGAAATCACCGTTTATGAT GATAAGAGTTTTACGTTTGTGTTGAAGACGCCTCCTGCTTCGGTTCTGCTTCTTAAAGCTGCAG GTGCGGAAAAAGGTTCTAAGGACCCGCAAAGGGAAAAAGTGGGGAAAATTACAATCGAGCAGCTACGTGTAATCGCAGCAGAAAAGTTGCCGGATTTGAACTGCACGACCATCGAATCAGCAATGAGAATCATAGCAGGAACGGCGGCTAATATGGGCATCGATATTGACCCGCCTGTTCTTGAACGCAAAGTCAAACAAATTCTCTAA
- the LOC110868990 gene encoding non-classical arabinogalactan protein 30 translates to MASKQCTIIITILCLLAAATAHDTPAKQDKTATVVVEGKVYCQSCKYFGSWSLTDAEPIPAAKVSVICKNHKKRVSYYNAFETDTNGYFYAELKDFKMTHYLLDHPLHSCHVKLVSSPLESCNLLSNVNNGINGSPLRFENKVVYGKDYEAVVYGSGPLAFRPTNCDPETTH, encoded by the coding sequence ATGGCAAGCAAACAAtgcaccatcatcatcaccatcctCTGCCTATTAGCCGCCGCTACGGCCCACGATACACCCGCCAAACAAGACAAAACCGCCACTGTGGTTGTCGAAGGAAAGGTGTACTGCCAAAGTTGTAAATACTTCGGCTCTTGGTCTCTAACCGACGCTGAGCCAATCCCGGCTGCCAAAGTTAGTGTCATATGCAAAAACCACAAAAAACGAGTGAGCTATTATAACGCGTTTGAGACCGACACAAATGGTTACTTTTACGCTGAACTCAAAGATTTCAAGATGACCCATTATTTATTGGACCATCCTCTTCATTCTTGCCATGTGAAACTTGTGTCATCTCCTCTTGAATCATGCAATCTTTTGTCTAATGTTAATAATGGTATTAATGGTTCGCCTTTAAGATTTGAGAACAAGGTGGTGTATGGAAAGGATTATGAAGCGGTTGTGTATGGGTCTGGACCATTGGCGTTTCGTCCTACTAATTGTGATCCGGAAACAACTCACTAA
- the LOC110867094 gene encoding uncharacterized protein LOC110867094: protein MRGKKFTFSSPNGRKHSKLDRFLVNTGFFSSWPEACVEAVSSFLSDHSPIILKTELANFGPKPFRLFDSWYDKSGFKDVVVSALLKDPGVSGPPDIRLMKKLGVLRADVRVWRDEMLKKNSEDVSAALADHEKIGCS, encoded by the coding sequence ATGAGAGGCAAAAAATTCACTTTCTCATCGCCGAACGGAAGGAAACATAGCAAGCttgacagattccttgttaatACAGGGTTCTTTAGTTCCTGGCCTGAAGCGTGTGTGGAGGCGGTTTCGTCGTTCCTTTCGGACCATAGCCCGATTATTTTGAAGACAGAGTTAGCAAATTTTGGGCCTAAACCTTTCCGGTTGTTTGACTCGTGGTATGATAAATCGGGTTTTAAGGATGTGGTGGTCTCGGCTTTGTTGAAGGATCCTGGGGTCTCAGGTCCTCCGGACATCCGCCTCATGAAAAAATTGGGTGTTCTTAGAGCTGATGTTAGAGTTTGGAGGGATGAGATGTTGAAAAAGAATTCGGAAGATGTGTCGGCTGCCTTGGCGGATCATGAAAAAATTGGGTGTTCTTAG